CGGCGTTGATCTTCGGCTCCGGAGATATCCTCGTGAACAACATCGCCTGGTTCCTGAGACGCGCACCGGTCTTTGCGCTCATGGGCGACGGCGGCTACCGACTGCAGTGCGTCCATGTCGACGATCTGGCCGAGGTCGCCGTTCACGTGGCCGGGCGAAGCGAAAGCGTCGCGATGGACGTCGTGGGGCCCGAGACGTTTACCTTCGACGGCTTCGTGCGTCTCATCGCCGATCGGGTGCGGAGCCACGCCAGGATCGTCCATCTCCCTGCGCCGATTGTCTGGGGCCTGCTCGTCCTCGCCGGAGTCGTGGTCCGCGACGTCGTCCTGACCCACCACGAGATCGCCGCACTGATGTCGAATTTGCTGGTGACCCGCAGCGCCCCCGTGGGCCGGACCCGCTTCGCCGACTGGCTCGATGAGCACGCCCCGGACCTCGGCCGGACGTACGCCTCGGAGTTGGCCCGCCACTATCGCTGATGCTACACTGAAGAATGCCCAAGGCCAGACCGAAGTGCGTGCCCGGAGGATCCGTGTGCTCGTCGATCCCATCATGATGCTCCCAACGGTCACCCCATGAACGCCGAAGGCGCGCGCTCTTCCACGCGACGGCAGGCGTCCGAGGAGGTCGCCGCGCGCATCGAGGAGCTCCGCGACGTGATCCGCCATCATCTCCATCTCTACCATGTGCTCGACGCGCCGGAGATCTCGGATGAGGCCTTCGATGCGCTGATGGAGGAGCTGCGGACGCTCGAGGCGGCGCATCCTGAGCTCGTGACGCCCGACTCCCCGACGCAGCGCGTCGGCGCTCCCCCCGCCGAAGGGTTTCGGCCGGTCGCCCATCCTCAACGGATGCTCAGCCTCGCGAACGCGTTCGACGACGATGATCTCCGGGCGTGGTACAAGCGCGTGGTGGGGGGGCTGGGCAGCCAGACCGTGGAGTTGGTGTGCGAGTTGAAGTTCGATGGGGCGGCCATCTCGCTGGTCTACGAGCACGGCATGTTCACCCAGGGGGCGACGCGGGGAGACGGCGTGCGGGGAGAAGACATCACCCCCAACCTCCGGACCGTGCGGTCGTTGCCTCTGCGCCTGCGGCGCGAGGCTGATCCGCCGGAGTTCGTGGAAGTCCGCGGCGAAGTGTACCTGCCCATCCAGGCGTTGGAAGCCATCAATGAGGAACGGATCCAGGCCGAGCTGGCTCCCTTTGCCAACGCCAGAAACGCGGCGGCCGGCTCGCTTCGCCAGCTCGATCCGGCGATGACCGCGCGCCGGCCGCTGGACCTGTTCGTCTACCAGTTGGGCGTAGTGCGGGGGCGGCGTTTTGCGACCCACTGGGAGAGCCTCGAGTGGGCCCGCGACGCCGGCCTGCCGGTGAATCCGCAGGCGCGCCGCTGCCGGGCACTGGACGATGTCTTCGCGTACATCGCCGACTGGTCGGCGCGCCGGGCGACCCTTCCGTACGGCACCGATGGTGTGGTGGTGAAGGTGGACTCGCTCGATCAGCAGGCGGAGCTCGGCGCGACCAGCCAGGCGCCGCGGTGGGCGATCGCGTACAAGTTCCCGGCCGAACAGGCCGAGACGCGGGTGCTCGACATCACCGTCAACGTGGGGCGGACCGGCGCCCTCACGCCGGTCGTCGCGCTCGAGCCGGTCCGGGTCTCCGGGGTGATCGTGCGGCGGGCCACGCTTCACAACGAGGACGAGATGCGCCGCAAGGACGTGCGGATCGGGGACCACGTGATCGTCCAGCGCGCCGGTGAAGTGATCCCCGAGGTCGTGCGGGTGTTGCCGGAGAAGCGGACCGGGGCGGAGCGCCGGTTCGAGATGCCGACGAAGTGCCCCGTGTGCGGGTCGCCGGTGGAGCGGCGGCCCGGCGAAGCGGTGTGGCGGTGCACCGGCGGCGCCATCTGTCCAGCCCAGGTGCTGGAACGCCTGATCCACTTCGGGTCCCGCGACGCGCTGAACATCGACGGGGTCGGACCGAAGCTGCTCCAACAGATGCTGGATCGCGATCTGATCCGCGACCCCGCGGACCTCTTCACCCTGACCAAGGCCCAGGTCTTGACCCTGGAGCGCATGGCTGACAAGTCGGCCGACAACGTCATCGCCGCGATCGACCGGAGCCGCCATCCTTCTCTCGCCCGATTGATCTATAGCTTCGGTATCCGGCATGTCGGCCTGCACGTCGCCGACGTGCTCGCGCAATACATGCCCGATCTCGACCGGCTCGCCGGCGCCGCGTTCGAGGAGGTGCGGGACATCCCCGGGATCGGCCCGACGATCGCCCAGAGCGTAGTGGAGTTCTTTGCGCAACCGGCGACGAAGACGCTCTTGCAAAAGCTTCGCGCGGCGGGAGTTCACGCGGAGGCGGCGCCGGCCCCCCCGGCAGGGCGCCTCCAGGGGAAGACGTTCGTGTTCACGGGTGCCCTCGGGCGCTTTTCGAGACGGGACGCCGCGGAGCGCGTGACCACCCTCGGCGGGACCGTCTCCGACAGCCTGAGCGCACGCACCACCTACCTCGTGGTGGGGGACGTACCGGGGAGCAAACTCGACCGCGCGCGAAAGCTCGGGGTGACCGTGTTGGATGAGCCCGCCTTCGTGAAACTGCTGGAAGACGCGTGAGGGGGCGACCTCGGGCGATGCGAGCACGGCGGCGGTCCCGGTGGATGTTCGCGCTCGTGGTAGTGGTCCTCGTGGCGGCGGGAATAGTGTGGTGGGCCGCGCGCGAGAGGGCGCGTGATGTGGAGGTGTATTTCGTCCGGTTCGACACCGCGCACCACAAGGGATCGCTCACGGCGGTTCACCGTCCGGCCCCCCGCGGACCGGTGGACACCCGCCTGGCGGGCGCGCTTGGCGATCTCCTCGCCGGACCGGGACCGTCCATGCCTGGGGATGAACCGGGCCTGGTCACCGAGATCCCGGCCGGGACCGCACTCCTCGGCGTGCGCGTGAGCGGAGGCATCGTGACCGTAAACCTCTCCAACACTTACGCCACGGGAGGCGGGAGCACGAGCATGCTCGCGCGGGTCTGGCAGGTGGTCTACACGGCCACGCAGTTTCCCGAAGCCCCGGCCGCACAGATTCTCATCGATGGACGGCGGGTCGAGGCGCTTGGGGGCGAAGGGGTCCTGATCGGCGCGCCGCTGCGGCGTTCGGCTGCGCCCGCGTCGTTCTAAGATTGGGTATCCATCGATGTGATCCGGCGGTGTGAACGATCGACCCGATCGTTCGTTTTGATGGAGGGGCGCCCTTCACGTGGGCAGAATACCCCTGCCGATGGTGAAAGAGGTTCTGGCGGAAGAGATCGAACGGTTTCTCGGGACCGTGGACGGTGTTGCGTCCGCCAGGCTGCTTACGTCTCCGTCTGGCGAGATCGACCAGATTTACGTTACCGCGGATGATCGGACCGAAGGCCGGATTGCCCGGCGCGCCGTCGTCGCGGCGTTGATGACCCAGTATGGGATCCCCCTCGAGTCGTGGCGGGTGCAGGTGGCCCAACTCAAGCGGTTCACCCCCGCCGAGCTCCCAAACTTGAAAATGCTGCGCGTTGAAGAAACGATTTCTGCGACCGAGGCCCAAGTCAAGGTGCAAGTGGTGTGGGAGCGAGCCGGCGAGCAGCGGACCGGAACCGGTCAGGCGCGGGGACCCGCCGGGGCTCAGCACCGCATGCGCACGCTGGCCGCCGCCGCCGTGGACGCCGCTCGGGCGGTCGTCGATCCTCCCCACCGGCGCATCACCGTCCAGCAGGTCTCCCTGACCACCTGTATGGATCGGCCGCTCGTGCTCGTGGGGATCACGGCCGGAGGCCCCCGCGGTCCGGAGGCGTTCGTGGGCGCCGCGTTTCAGCGCGAGGGAACATCTGACGCACCGGTGGCGGCGGCGCTCGATGCCGTGATGAAGTGGCTGCTGCGTGTCGCATTCGACGCACCCGAAGTCGGGATGGAGGAGGACCGCCGCGCGCATCTTGAGGCGATGCGGCACTTCGCGCGCGCGCATCCGCGTGACTCCTCGATCTCACCATCGCCCGTGCTTGCGCCCGTTGCCCCGTCCGACCCGCCGCTGTCGGCGTCCAACCCATCGGCGATCGACGGAGTGAGCCACGCCGACGTGAACCCGGGTGACATCCTTGGAGACCTCCAGGAAATCCGTCCTGAGCAAAAAGGAGGCGCCGCGATGGCGGGACACCACGAGGGCTCACGGGTGGGGGTGGCTTCGATGCGTCCCGGGCGCCAGGCCGTCGAGGAGGAGTTCTTTCAGCCTCTGATCGAAGGACGAACGCCCGTGCACATTCGATGCCGGGACGGGTATGAAGTGCCGCGCGCGGTCCTGCGCGAGATCGGCACCTACACGCTCCTCGTCGAGGTTGACGGGGGGACCGAGTTGGTCTACAAGCACGCGATCATTTCGATCCGGCCCGTCGGGGCTCGTGCCTGATCCGGCGAGCGACCGGCCGAGCGATCTGACCTCCCGCCGGGCCCGCCTCGAAGAGGGCGGGGGACCGGACCGCG
The nucleotide sequence above comes from bacterium. Encoded proteins:
- a CDS encoding NAD(P)H-binding protein, producing the protein MDTGDVHVVTGAFGFTGHAITRRLLDAGIRVRTLVRNPNRPNPFGDRVSVVPYRFDNLAALVRSLQGAAVLYNTYWVRFAHGRTTFDQAVANTKMLIQACVAAGVPRIVHLSVANASADSRLPYYRGKGAVEQAIKESTLSYAILKPALIFGSGDILVNNIAWFLRRAPVFALMGDGGYRLQCVHVDDLAEVAVHVAGRSESVAMDVVGPETFTFDGFVRLIADRVRSHARIVHLPAPIVWGLLVLAGVVVRDVVLTHHEIAALMSNLLVTRSAPVGRTRFADWLDEHAPDLGRTYASELARHYR
- the ligA gene encoding NAD-dependent DNA ligase LigA, producing MNAEGARSSTRRQASEEVAARIEELRDVIRHHLHLYHVLDAPEISDEAFDALMEELRTLEAAHPELVTPDSPTQRVGAPPAEGFRPVAHPQRMLSLANAFDDDDLRAWYKRVVGGLGSQTVELVCELKFDGAAISLVYEHGMFTQGATRGDGVRGEDITPNLRTVRSLPLRLRREADPPEFVEVRGEVYLPIQALEAINEERIQAELAPFANARNAAAGSLRQLDPAMTARRPLDLFVYQLGVVRGRRFATHWESLEWARDAGLPVNPQARRCRALDDVFAYIADWSARRATLPYGTDGVVVKVDSLDQQAELGATSQAPRWAIAYKFPAEQAETRVLDITVNVGRTGALTPVVALEPVRVSGVIVRRATLHNEDEMRRKDVRIGDHVIVQRAGEVIPEVVRVLPEKRTGAERRFEMPTKCPVCGSPVERRPGEAVWRCTGGAICPAQVLERLIHFGSRDALNIDGVGPKLLQQMLDRDLIRDPADLFTLTKAQVLTLERMADKSADNVIAAIDRSRHPSLARLIYSFGIRHVGLHVADVLAQYMPDLDRLAGAAFEEVRDIPGIGPTIAQSVVEFFAQPATKTLLQKLRAAGVHAEAAPAPPAGRLQGKTFVFTGALGRFSRRDAAERVTTLGGTVSDSLSARTTYLVVGDVPGSKLDRARKLGVTVLDEPAFVKLLEDA
- a CDS encoding GerMN domain-containing protein, producing the protein MRARRRSRWMFALVVVVLVAAGIVWWAARERARDVEVYFVRFDTAHHKGSLTAVHRPAPRGPVDTRLAGALGDLLAGPGPSMPGDEPGLVTEIPAGTALLGVRVSGGIVTVNLSNTYATGGGSTSMLARVWQVVYTATQFPEAPAAQILIDGRRVEALGGEGVLIGAPLRRSAAPASF